CCCCGCGGGGACACTGCGAGAGACGTAGGGGAGTAGGTGGGATGTACTACGTTGTTGTGGTGGGACCGGCTGGTAGCGGTAAGTCCCACCTTGTCGATGCATTCGGAGACTGGCTAGAGTTTAATCAGCTCTCGGTCGCCCGGGTAAACCTCGACCCTGCTGCTGAGTGGCTTCCCTACGAACCGGACGTTGACGTCCGCCACTATGTTGAGGCTAGGAGCGTGATGGAGAAGTATAAGCTCGGTCCCAACGGCGCCCTTATAGCGTCGATAGACATGCTTGTAAACCATGTTGAGATTATACGCTCGGAGATAGAGTCTACGAGGGTAAACTACGTTCTCATAGATACGCCTGGTCAGATGGAATTATTCGCCTTCCGGGACACCGGCCCCTATCTCTTGAGGGAGATCATCGGGGAGCATAGGGCTGTAACAGTATTCATTGTAGACGCTGTATTTGCATCAAACCCCAGGAGCCTTGCGTCAAGCCTCCTACTAGCACTCT
This DNA window, taken from Hyperthermus butylicus DSM 5456, encodes the following:
- a CDS encoding ATP/GTP-binding protein; this encodes MYYVVVVGPAGSGKSHLVDAFGDWLEFNQLSVARVNLDPAAEWLPYEPDVDVRHYVEARSVMEKYKLGPNGALIASIDMLVNHVEIIRSEIESTRVNYVLIDTPGQMELFAFRDTGPYLLREIIGEHRAVTVFIVDAVFASNPRSLASSLLLALSTRLRLGLPQVNAISKADLLKPEQMESIEEQLNSPDTLYGVLVSGGC